Genomic window (Tamandua tetradactyla isolate mTamTet1 chromosome 3, mTamTet1.pri, whole genome shotgun sequence):
TTGGTTGTAGTTTTagtatttgcttttcaaaatattttaaagaagccCAAGCAGTATATAACAAGGTGCACAGAGACACACTATGCTTTAGAAAAGTGATAATTAGCTATACCATTAGTATAGCATTcacaatttaggaaaaaaagtaataaaagtctAAGACATTTCCTATGCTGAAGATCATGCCcaattggcagtgtcattctttCTGACACTAGCTCTGATAAGACTTCCTTTGGAATACTTTTTCACCATAATCTAGAGAGGATGTGTTGAACTGCACCCTTAAGAATGCAGACAGGACTGGCATATAGCAGTACTGCTGTAGGAAAGAAATTAAGGACAGTTAGTATGGGCCTGTGAATTCTGACATACATGTTTAAATCAATTACAATTAagcaagtaaaaaaaagaatatccctACTAATTCATGCAGGCTGAAAGTCTAATTTGTAAACCTGCAGCAGAATCTAATTTTAAGAAACAGGCACCTAATTTTGATTGTGAAACTCACCTGAGGAAAGCTTCCATCAGGCTCACTATGCCCCTTGTGCTGACTTGCACACTAAAATTAGCAAAACAGACTCCaactattaaaaatatcaaagtcTTTGTATATATACTTTCGTTTTAACTTTTAAGTATGCTTAGAGCAAAGTAGGTGCATTTACTAAAGCTATATTTAGAGCAATATGGGGGGAGCGCTAATGTGAAGAACAGTTTCTCAAAAGTAACAATCCTATAAATCTAGGATTTGgaatgaaaacattaaataatTTCAAGGTATTTTGAGCAGAAACACACATTTGTTCAAAGTATAGAAAGCGTAcccaaaacaaaagtaaaagaaaaacctTTAACCCTTTGCGTTTCTATGGCATTGGCTCATTATTTTCTTGTCCTTCTACCTGGAAAGAAAACTTGCATTATAAAGATGAAGAATATGGCATCTGTGACTTCAACCAAATCTATACAAATCTATATtaaggggaattttttaaaagaaaagtaaattcataagcatgccaaaaaaaatcaaagggctAAAGACAACTTAATACAAATAAATTTATGAATACTTATAGAAAAGTGGGAAAGGATTACCATCTGCAAAAGGATCAAGACGCTCTGGGGAAATTATCATGGTTCGCCTGTGCTTTTTGTATTCATCTTCCCGATCTGCGATCTTTGGAGGTCGGTGCTCAGCAAATGGATCATACTGAAAAGAGCAAGTCCCATTTATTACTCTATTTTATTAAACAACCAGTTTATCATAAGTAAAAATCAGAttataaaacatgcaaaaaatgtCTAACAAATGACTACTAGTAAGGCAtatagaaatgagacaatatacaTCTCCACATTTCCAAAGTTCAAGACTTTACGAGATATTACCTTTATAAGATAAAGTATCATTTCTAATTCTTCCAAATCAATATTCCCCACAACATTCTAACAACTGATTTCAAAGGTGTATGACCTTCCATGGCAACTAGGACATTCACTTTTCTTtagctaaagaaactgtggttaaaaaaaaaaaattcacctgtTCTGTCGACTGTGGTATATCATTAAGCAATGCCACAGGGGCGTGATATCCTGGCTTCTTCTGACCAAGCAAACTTGTAGATGATGAGTAGTCATCGTCATCCTGCAATGAAACAACCCCaaaaaaccacaaacaaaaatGTCAGTACTTAACAAGAATAAAACATACAAATTCAATACAAAATCAAAAGACTTACTAACAGTGTAATATCTAAGCCTGCATTCATAAAACCTGTAAACTTTATTAGGTTTTCTTTTCAAACAAAAAGTTATTCAATAAATTACATTTAGATGactcttaaaattattaaataaggaAAGCTTCCTGCTGATGTCAATTCAAGGTAGATGTGGATAAGGGAAACATGagtatttcattttctcagaGAATGATGACATTTGTTTTCCAACTTGGCAACTGCAAAAGAACAGCTTATTTACAACTCTCTGGTTTCCTTGTTTTGTGCttttaattcatgtttttaaCATGATTTAACAACCACAGAGACGAGCaataagtaattttaaatgtattcgTTTCCCTAGTAGTATGCTTTAACAAAACGTTAACATCACGTTATATTACTATTATAAAAGCATAACAGAGAAATTCTCAAGAAGATCTTTTAACacctcatatatttattttaaaatgaaaagacgGAATTTCTTCCTCAGCTTCTAGAATACATAGTCATCATTGTCTCTTACCATTAAGGTACGATAATCAAAAATACTAGTCCCTGACTGGCTTCTAGAATCTTTACCTTTGGGGCTAAGTTTAATTTTAACCACCACACTTTCCCTTCATACACAAAAAAGTACCAAATATAAAGTTAACATGTGGCTTGAACTTCACAAAAAATAAGTCTGactatttatatatacaaataaagtaTGTCTACTACTGAATCACACAAAAATGGACAATTTCACCAAATTTGGATGCTTGGGATGGTTTGACAAAAATATAAGTTaaatagaatatatgaaaaatattttgagaaatatatttctaaatgagAAGTGCGCAACCTCCAAAGCAACGTTTCAGTTTATATCTGTTTCAAGATACAAAAAgcccataaataaaaataacagaaacattaagattggggaaagaaaaatgaataataggataAAGTATAAATCAGAAATCAAGCCTCAAGAACAGATGGCAATGTACATTCATATTAGTTCTCATAATAGCTACTCTATATAGAGCTTGGTAAGTTACAAGAGGGATCCACTTTAAAGTAGTTaatgatttgcaaatgttttgaTGGGTAGTCTTTAACACAGATTCAGAACTGGGCACTTACA
Coding sequences:
- the SF3B1 gene encoding splicing factor 3B subunit 1 isoform X4, producing the protein MAKIAKTHEDIEAQIREIQGKKAALDEAQGVGLDSTGYYDQEIYGGSDSRFAGYVTSIAATELEDDDDDYSSSTSLLGQKKPGYHAPVALLNDIPQSTEQYDPFAEHRPPKIADREDEYKKHRRTMIISPERLDPFADGFYSAA